The following coding sequences lie in one Cloeon dipterum chromosome 1, ieCloDipt1.1, whole genome shotgun sequence genomic window:
- the LOC135948501 gene encoding uncharacterized protein LOC135948501, which translates to MKLKIFEAFQQETGTDNEKKHGISLWQAAIFIAAQIAGSGVLALPKAASDAGGWLGLGIMLVLCVNATFSGAHLGLCWAIAEKHYPDLKAHVRNPYSTLGEKAYGKWLSVLISIAMQIELIGTGTVFLLLSAQIIETLLLPYNLSVNACVWLLVLAALLCPAMWLGSPKDFWQFGVGALLTTLTTCIIATVESINDASSGLLPPPDTSVTLTPKSFFLGFGVIIFSFGGASTFPTIQNDMREREKFPLSVVIAFMAIIAMYLPVTAAGFAVYGHNVQSSILNSISSGPAVTAAQILIALHLLTAFVILTNPATQNIEYLLNIPHKFGWKRCLVRTCVLLLMVFIGESVRDFGKVLALVGGSCTTMLNMVFPPIIFLKFKATLESESPVPLWRKIYLIAIISIGVVGGIAATYSAILDIVGPGSFRRPCYLP; encoded by the exons atgaaactcaaaatttttgaagcatTCCAG CAAGAAACTggaactgacaatgagaagaAGCATGGTATTTCGCTATGGCAAGCTGCTATATTCATTGCAGCGCAAATTGCGGGCAGCGGTGTCCTAGCGCTTCCAAAGGCAGCAAGTGATGCAG GTGGATGGTTGGGCCTTGGAATCATGCTGGTGCTGTGCGTCAATGCAACCTTCTCCGGGGCCCATCTGGGCCTTTGTTGGGCCATCGCCGAAAAACACTATCCCGATCTGAAGGCGCATGTTCGCAATCCGTATTCAACGCTTGGAGAAAAGGCGTATGGCAAGTGGCTCAG cgtGCTGATTTCCATTGCGATGCAAATCGAGCTGATCGGAACAGGTACCGTTTTCCTCTTGCTCTCTGCGCAGATCATCGAAACGCTCCTACTGCCCTACAACCTGAGCGTGAACGCGTGTGTCTGGCTGCTTGTGCTGGCCGCCCTTCTTTGTCCGGCCATGTGGCTCGGCTCGCCGAAAGACTTCTG GCAATTTGGAGTTGGTGCTTTGCTGACGACACTGACCACCTGCATAATTGCCACTGTAGAGAGCATCAATGACGCTTCATCTGGTCTCCTACCGCCTCCAGACACTTCTGTTACATTAACACC gaaaagCTTCTTCCTTGGTTTCGGCGTGATCATATTCAGCTTTGGCGGCGCCTCGACATTCCCCACAATTCAGAATGACatgcgagagcgagagaagtTTCCGCTGAGCGTGGTGATCGCGTTTATGGCAATTATCGCGATGTACCTGCCGGTGACCGCGGCAGGATTCGCCGTCTACGGCCACAATGTGCAGTCCAGCATCCTTAACTCCATCTCGTCTGGACCGGCGGTGACAGCCGCCCAGATCTTGATCGCGCTGCATTTGCTCACGGCCTTCGTTATCCTCACCAATCCAGCAACGCAGAACATCGAGTATTTACTCAATATACCACATA AATTTGGATGGAAAAGGTGTCTGGTGCGCACTTGCGTCCTCTTGCTGATGGTCTTCATTGGTGAGTCGGTGAGAGACTTTGGAAAAGTGTTGGCTCTGGTCGGCGGCTCATGCACAACCATGCTCAACATGGTCTTCCCTCCgataattttcctcaaattcaagGCCACTCTTGAGTCGGAGAG ccCCGTCCCTCTGTGGAGGAAAATCTACCTGATTGCTATTATTTCCATCGGTGTGGTGGGAGGGATTGCGGCCACCTACAGCGCCATCCTCGACATCGTGGGTCCAGGTTCTTTCAGAAGACCCTGCTACCTGCCCTGA